One Prevotella melaninogenica DNA window includes the following coding sequences:
- a CDS encoding IS982 family transposase codes for MITKDKITEIFCIADDFCKEFELETDKIGLSEKNKGCHRHRRWRMSKSEIITILICFHFNSYRNFRHYYTFFVKEHLADLFPNQLSYNRFLELEARVSVEMMMFLQICCFGRCTGISFMDSTCIPVCHNKCICRNKVFRNYATRGKSTMGWYFGFKLHLICNERGEILNFMLTKANVDDRDENVFNRLTDNVFGKLFADKGYISQGLFERLFNDGINLVTGIRSNMKNKLMPLYDRLLLRKRSVIETINDELKNVAQLVHSRHRSIFNFAMNVLSAIAAYSFFEKKPAVNIDFAIEQHSGQLTLF; via the coding sequence TATTGCAGATGACTTTTGCAAAGAATTTGAGTTAGAAACTGATAAAATAGGTCTCTCAGAAAAGAATAAAGGATGTCATCGCCATCGTAGGTGGCGTATGAGTAAGTCTGAAATCATAACGATATTAATTTGCTTCCACTTTAATTCCTATCGTAATTTTCGTCACTATTATACCTTTTTCGTAAAAGAGCATTTAGCAGATTTATTTCCAAATCAATTGTCTTATAATCGTTTTCTTGAATTAGAGGCAAGAGTCTCTGTAGAGATGATGATGTTCCTGCAGATATGTTGTTTTGGGAGGTGTACTGGTATTAGTTTTATGGATTCAACTTGTATTCCAGTTTGCCATAATAAATGTATTTGTCGCAATAAGGTTTTTAGAAATTATGCAACAAGGGGTAAGAGTACAATGGGATGGTATTTTGGATTCAAACTACATCTTATCTGTAATGAAAGAGGTGAGATTCTAAACTTTATGCTTACTAAAGCAAATGTTGATGACCGAGACGAAAATGTATTTAACAGGTTGACAGACAATGTGTTTGGTAAATTGTTTGCAGACAAAGGGTACATTTCTCAAGGATTATTTGAGCGATTGTTCAATGATGGAATAAATTTAGTTACTGGCATTAGGAGTAACATGAAAAACAAACTAATGCCACTTTATGATAGACTTCTTCTAAGGAAAAGATCTGTAATAGAGACTATCAATGATGAGCTAAAGAATGTAGCTCAATTAGTGCATTCAAGGCATAGAAGCATATTTAATTTCGCAATGAATGTTCTCTCTGCTATTGCAGCTTACAGCTTCTTTGAGAAGAAGCCAGCAGTGAACATAGACTTTGCTATAGAGCAACATTCGGGACAGCTTACATTATTCTAA